In Pseudothermotoga hypogea DSM 11164 = NBRC 106472, the following are encoded in one genomic region:
- a CDS encoding deoxynucleoside kinase, whose protein sequence is MLEIIVEGTVGAGKTALVEILEKEWNMKGFYEMNDELADQLLERYYADRHRWCLTMELYFLHKRFLQLQQASQIERAVMDRSMLGDFVFVRMQKHLGFLQPVEYTIYEQFYKTMSKISPQPKLLVYIKCDVRTAMRRIRKRGRPYEMNVEEEYWKQLVKFYDEAFFADMKGNVLIVDGDDLDFVENERHRTLVLEAIERSLRTEAVRCLDSGGLRTLESWYNKV, encoded by the coding sequence GTGCTTGAAATCATTGTCGAAGGAACTGTGGGAGCAGGGAAGACCGCACTGGTCGAGATACTCGAGAAAGAATGGAATATGAAAGGTTTTTACGAGATGAACGACGAGCTCGCCGATCAACTTCTGGAGAGATACTATGCCGACAGGCACAGATGGTGTCTCACCATGGAACTTTACTTCTTGCACAAGAGATTTCTTCAGTTGCAGCAAGCCAGCCAGATCGAGCGTGCGGTCATGGACCGATCAATGCTCGGAGATTTCGTGTTCGTAAGGATGCAGAAGCATTTGGGTTTCCTTCAGCCGGTGGAGTATACCATCTACGAACAGTTCTACAAGACTATGTCGAAGATCTCGCCACAGCCTAAACTGTTGGTGTACATCAAGTGTGACGTCAGAACGGCAATGCGACGTATCAGAAAGAGAGGTAGACCGTACGAAATGAACGTCGAAGAAGAATACTGGAAACAACTGGTGAAGTTCTATGATGAGGCATTCTTTGCGGATATGAAAGGAAACGTTCTGATCGTGGACGGTGACGATCTGGACTTCGTCGAGAATGAACGGCACAGAACGCTTGTGCTCGAAGCAATTGAGAGAAGCTTGAGGACAGAGGCTGTTCGGTGCTTGGACAGCGGCGGTCTCAGAACCTTAGAGAGCTGGTATAATAAAGTTTAG
- a CDS encoding lipid-binding SYLF domain-containing protein, producing MKKAVVLMLCVPLVIFAVPANERLSSALSILRELSSIPDSGAFVELLRQSEGVAIFPSLIRVGLVIGGQYGEGFLLKRDVPSGKWYGPVFLKLTGLSLGAQLGIQNVGLVLVLMNEQAVKNLVSGNVTLGGNISIAAGPMGRSLSAETDYRLQSSIYSYSVSKGFFAGLSLQGSIVQVDNDANKEYYGSLLTSDEMMRREPQTKEAVELIKYLNSMIYLQPGE from the coding sequence ATGAAAAAGGCGGTGGTCCTCATGTTGTGCGTGCCTTTGGTGATATTCGCGGTTCCCGCGAACGAAAGGCTCAGTTCCGCACTCTCGATCCTGAGAGAATTGTCGAGCATTCCAGACAGCGGGGCTTTCGTGGAACTGTTGAGACAGTCCGAGGGCGTCGCAATCTTTCCATCGCTGATCAGAGTTGGTTTGGTCATAGGTGGGCAGTACGGAGAAGGTTTTCTGCTCAAACGTGACGTTCCAAGTGGTAAATGGTACGGACCTGTTTTTTTGAAGCTCACGGGCTTGAGCCTCGGAGCGCAACTGGGAATTCAGAATGTCGGATTGGTCCTCGTGTTGATGAACGAACAGGCGGTGAAAAATCTCGTGTCGGGCAACGTGACACTCGGTGGCAACATCAGCATCGCGGCAGGACCTATGGGAAGATCGCTGTCAGCGGAAACGGACTACAGACTCCAATCTTCGATCTATTCCTACTCCGTGAGCAAAGGATTCTTCGCAGGTTTATCCTTGCAGGGTTCAATCGTCCAAGTTGACAACGACGCGAACAAGGAGTACTATGGCTCTCTGCTGACAAGCGATGAGATGATGAGGCGCGAACCTCAAACAAAAGAAGCCGTCGAACTGATCAAGTACCTCAACAGCATGATCTATCTACAGCCGGGTGAGTGA
- a CDS encoding inositol monophosphatase family protein, which produces MRPICEAAKKAGEIAMHFFEKELSIKMKSMRSDVVTQADVECQKAIVEVLKKYYPSATFVLEEGYEEAKIPSVETVFVVDPIDGTLNYSHSLPYFAVSVARLSFGKIVEGAIYIPFTNEMFYAELGRGAFLNDKRIVNKKRPTMDRSLLVTGWPYDETKLKWSMRSVEKLSEMCQEVRIIGSSALELCYLACGRFDGYWEVALKPWDVAAGALIAQEAGVVVGGLNGEFDLESGEIVAAVPSIFEQLRSALMEL; this is translated from the coding sequence ATGAGACCCATCTGTGAGGCTGCCAAAAAGGCTGGCGAGATCGCCATGCATTTCTTCGAGAAGGAACTCTCGATAAAGATGAAGAGCATGAGATCTGACGTAGTGACCCAGGCAGACGTTGAGTGCCAGAAGGCCATAGTCGAGGTTTTGAAGAAGTATTATCCCAGCGCCACATTCGTTCTTGAGGAAGGATACGAAGAGGCAAAGATACCCAGCGTCGAAACGGTCTTCGTCGTTGACCCCATCGACGGTACGTTGAACTACTCGCACTCCTTGCCGTACTTTGCTGTGAGCGTGGCCAGACTGAGCTTTGGCAAGATTGTGGAGGGAGCGATCTACATACCCTTCACGAACGAGATGTTCTATGCAGAACTCGGAAGGGGAGCATTCCTGAATGACAAACGTATCGTAAATAAAAAGAGACCGACCATGGATCGATCCCTTTTGGTGACTGGATGGCCTTACGATGAAACAAAGCTGAAATGGTCGATGAGAAGCGTCGAGAAGCTCAGCGAAATGTGCCAGGAAGTCAGAATCATAGGTTCCTCAGCCCTCGAGCTGTGTTATCTTGCCTGTGGCAGGTTCGATGGATACTGGGAAGTTGCCCTTAAGCCTTGGGACGTGGCTGCAGGAGCCTTGATCGCTCAGGAGGCCGGTGTCGTGGTTGGGGGATTGAACGGTGAGTTCGATCTGGAGAGTGGAGAGATAGTCGCTGCCGTGCCATCAATATTCGAGCAGTTGAGATCTGCTCTGATGGAATTGTGA
- a CDS encoding deoxynucleoside kinase, translating to MRPKIVVEGTVGAGKTTLIRVISERLGLKPLYELTDEKIVDLLSNFYADPAKWGFHLQIYFLTKRFQQIELAKQIGNVVMDRCIFCDHIFPTVLLKRREMNQLEYEIYREVQREFLKYSVPPQLMIYLRCSTRTAIERIKKRGRNWELVIDEAYWHALNVEYERYFADYDLSSLLIVESDSMDESFSNIENAIVSVLETEEKGVWLYDGKELKRRNQRA from the coding sequence GTGAGACCGAAAATCGTTGTCGAAGGAACGGTCGGAGCTGGTAAGACCACGCTCATCAGGGTCATTTCGGAGAGGCTCGGTTTGAAACCTCTCTATGAGTTGACGGACGAAAAGATTGTCGATCTTCTGAGCAACTTCTACGCTGATCCTGCAAAATGGGGTTTCCATCTGCAAATCTATTTTCTGACGAAAAGGTTTCAGCAAATTGAGCTGGCGAAACAGATCGGAAACGTGGTGATGGACAGGTGCATTTTCTGCGATCACATCTTTCCAACGGTACTTTTGAAAAGGAGAGAGATGAACCAGCTCGAGTACGAGATCTATCGGGAAGTTCAGAGGGAGTTTTTGAAGTATTCGGTTCCCCCGCAGTTGATGATCTATCTACGCTGTTCAACCCGAACGGCGATAGAACGAATCAAAAAGAGAGGAAGAAACTGGGAACTCGTGATTGACGAAGCGTACTGGCATGCTCTGAATGTAGAGTACGAGAGATACTTTGCAGATTACGATCTTTCCTCTTTGCTGATCGTCGAGTCCGATTCGATGGACGAAAGTTTTTCCAACATCGAGAACGCCATCGTCTCTGTCTTGGAAACGGAGGAAAAAGGAGTTTGGCTATACGATGGCAAAGAGCTCAAAAGGAGGAATCAACGTGCTTGA
- the uvrB gene encoding excinuclease ABC subunit UvrB, whose amino-acid sequence MFELISDFEPTGDQPQAIEKLVEGILKGYRFQTLIGVTGSGKTFTMANVIARLNRPALVISPNKTLAAQLYGEFKTFFPKNRVEYFISYYDYYQPEAYVPSKDLYIEKNADINDVLVRMRMSTFKSVRTRRDVVVVASVSCIYASGDPTDFDTMNIQLHVGQRIDPHEVAQKLARIGYSRSSEITLKGCFRLAGDVLEIYPTYQDEGIRVEFFGSNVDRIESFDKMNRTSIEEYQKITIYPAVEFITTEEKLRRAVESIEEELKERLEELKRQGKLLEMQRLQQRTMHDLELLMSIGHCPGIENYSRHFDARKPGEPPYTLLDYFDEDFIVFIDESHIAVPQLRAMWRGEFSRKKNLVDYGFRLPSAYDNRPLTFEEFLKKVPQIIFVSATPGPFELQVSEQVVEQLIRPTGLVDPEVEVRPTKGQIDDLVFEIRKVVERGERALVTVLTKKTAERLSEYLTELGIRSLYIHSELDAIERIEVLKKLRRGDVDVVVGINLLREGLDLPEVSLVAIMDCDKEGFLRSETTLIQIMGRVARNLNGKVLMYADRITPAMQRAIEETNRRRKIQIEYNRKHNITPKPIIKPLQIEIFERFIEEKPKLEYLDLVKDLSLEERIAILEEEMYRAASELRYEDAAVLRDEIFRLKEELRKNETHL is encoded by the coding sequence TTGTTCGAACTGATAAGCGATTTCGAACCCACGGGTGATCAACCTCAAGCGATAGAAAAGCTCGTTGAAGGAATCCTGAAGGGTTACAGGTTCCAGACGCTCATAGGCGTCACGGGCAGTGGTAAGACCTTCACGATGGCCAACGTCATCGCACGGTTGAACAGACCAGCACTGGTCATCTCACCGAACAAAACGCTCGCCGCACAACTCTACGGAGAGTTCAAGACCTTCTTTCCGAAAAACAGGGTCGAATACTTCATCAGCTACTACGATTACTACCAACCCGAGGCGTACGTGCCCTCGAAAGACCTCTACATCGAAAAGAACGCCGACATAAACGACGTTCTGGTGCGCATGAGGATGTCCACGTTCAAGTCCGTGAGGACCAGAAGGGATGTCGTGGTGGTTGCGAGCGTTTCCTGTATCTACGCCTCGGGTGATCCAACGGATTTCGACACGATGAACATCCAGTTGCACGTTGGACAAAGGATCGATCCGCACGAGGTGGCTCAAAAGCTTGCGAGGATCGGTTATTCCAGAAGCAGTGAGATCACTCTGAAAGGATGTTTCAGGCTCGCGGGAGACGTGCTGGAAATTTATCCGACATATCAGGACGAGGGTATACGTGTCGAATTCTTCGGTTCAAATGTGGACAGGATAGAATCCTTCGACAAAATGAACAGGACCAGCATCGAAGAGTACCAGAAGATCACGATCTATCCAGCGGTGGAGTTCATAACCACCGAAGAAAAGCTGAGACGCGCCGTTGAATCGATCGAGGAAGAGCTCAAAGAGAGGCTCGAGGAGTTGAAAAGACAAGGCAAATTGCTTGAAATGCAGAGGCTTCAACAGAGAACGATGCATGACTTGGAACTCTTGATGTCCATAGGACACTGTCCGGGCATAGAGAACTACTCGAGGCATTTCGATGCTCGTAAGCCTGGCGAACCACCCTACACGCTTCTCGACTATTTTGACGAGGACTTCATAGTCTTCATAGACGAGTCGCACATCGCCGTACCACAGTTGAGAGCCATGTGGCGTGGCGAGTTCTCACGAAAGAAAAACTTGGTGGACTACGGTTTCAGATTACCTTCGGCCTACGACAACCGGCCCCTCACCTTCGAAGAGTTTCTCAAGAAGGTGCCACAGATCATCTTCGTCTCCGCAACGCCCGGTCCGTTCGAATTGCAGGTGAGCGAGCAGGTTGTTGAACAACTCATCAGACCGACAGGACTGGTGGATCCAGAAGTCGAAGTCAGGCCCACGAAAGGACAGATAGACGATCTCGTCTTCGAAATCAGGAAGGTCGTGGAGAGAGGAGAAAGGGCTCTGGTGACCGTTCTCACGAAGAAAACCGCCGAAAGACTCAGCGAATATCTCACAGAACTGGGAATCAGATCGCTGTACATACATTCGGAGCTCGATGCGATCGAGCGAATCGAGGTACTCAAGAAGCTCAGGCGTGGCGATGTCGACGTTGTAGTAGGAATAAACCTCCTCAGAGAAGGTTTGGACCTTCCAGAAGTTTCTCTTGTCGCAATAATGGACTGTGACAAGGAAGGCTTTTTGAGATCAGAAACCACGCTCATACAGATCATGGGAAGGGTCGCGAGAAATCTCAACGGGAAAGTTCTCATGTATGCAGACAGGATCACCCCAGCAATGCAGAGGGCGATAGAGGAGACCAACAGGAGGAGAAAGATCCAGATCGAGTACAACAGAAAACACAACATAACACCCAAACCCATCATAAAGCCATTGCAAATAGAGATATTCGAAAGGTTCATCGAGGAAAAGCCCAAGCTGGAATATCTCGATCTTGTAAAAGATCTCAGCCTGGAAGAACGCATAGCTATCTTGGAGGAAGAGATGTACAGAGCCGCGAGTGAATTGAGGTACGAAGATGCGGCCGTTCTGAGAGATGAGATATTCAGGTTGAAGGAGGAGCTGAGGAAAAATGAGACCCATCTGTGA
- a CDS encoding DUF4416 family protein: MGEVKKPDLVNLVIFVFSQYVDYWVEALKPELESAFGKIDYISKKLPFSVYTSYYDRELGSDLWGVLLSFENLIHPSLLADVKIYTNELERKYSVEGKRKFNLDPGYVHHSNFVLASTKSWGNRVYLKNGVYAEVTLLYLSGEFKHWEFTYQNYRSDEYKQALKNIRELYMRKRKHFLKGEEIDENRYKSSGLSEERGGLRCTGGDPSGQGP; encoded by the coding sequence GTGGGAGAGGTGAAAAAGCCGGATCTGGTGAACTTGGTCATCTTTGTGTTCTCCCAATACGTCGATTACTGGGTGGAAGCGTTGAAACCCGAGCTCGAGTCGGCCTTCGGTAAGATAGATTACATCTCAAAGAAGTTGCCGTTCAGTGTCTATACCAGCTATTACGACAGAGAGCTGGGTTCAGATCTCTGGGGCGTACTTCTGAGTTTCGAGAATTTGATTCACCCGTCGTTGCTCGCCGACGTGAAGATTTACACGAACGAGCTCGAGAGAAAGTACAGTGTAGAGGGAAAAAGAAAGTTCAATCTTGATCCTGGTTATGTTCATCATTCGAACTTCGTCTTGGCATCGACGAAATCGTGGGGTAACAGGGTATATTTGAAGAACGGCGTGTACGCTGAAGTTACTTTGCTTTATCTTTCTGGAGAATTCAAGCATTGGGAATTCACTTATCAGAACTACAGGAGCGACGAGTACAAGCAGGCGCTGAAGAACATCAGAGAACTCTACATGCGCAAGAGGAAACATTTTTTAAAGGGTGAGGAGATCGATGAAAATAGGTATAAAAGTTCTGGGTTGTCCGAAGAACGAGGCGGACTGCGATGTACTGG
- a CDS encoding helix-turn-helix domain-containing protein, which yields MEKEKWIVVGETLKKAREALGLTLEQLSEKTAIPVWKLRLIEEGQFDRVDAPFYVRHYIKLCAEQLGLDAGQLIGTEDLSRESAQAKPKKSAFSEKVNLLMLAMCLIAAILFFYSVVRFFSVLGQPGAKLVNTGGQAILLDDKPVVPGESVLLKVGNRYEVKNNKDGCAIVSANKQWLIRVENFEVVLWER from the coding sequence GTGGAAAAGGAAAAGTGGATCGTCGTCGGTGAAACGCTGAAAAAAGCGCGTGAAGCGCTTGGTTTGACGCTTGAGCAACTTTCAGAAAAGACGGCCATACCCGTGTGGAAGCTCAGGCTCATAGAAGAGGGACAATTCGACAGGGTCGATGCACCTTTCTACGTGAGGCATTACATAAAGTTGTGCGCAGAACAGCTTGGGCTCGATGCGGGTCAACTGATAGGTACAGAAGACCTCTCGAGAGAGTCGGCTCAGGCAAAGCCGAAAAAGTCTGCGTTCTCCGAGAAAGTCAATTTGCTCATGCTTGCGATGTGCTTGATCGCAGCGATACTGTTTTTCTATTCAGTGGTGAGGTTTTTCAGCGTGCTCGGTCAACCGGGCGCCAAGCTTGTGAACACGGGCGGTCAGGCAATCTTGCTCGATGACAAGCCTGTCGTGCCGGGAGAGTCGGTCTTACTGAAGGTCGGCAACAGGTACGAAGTGAAGAACAACAAAGACGGTTGTGCGATTGTCTCAGCGAACAAACAGTGGCTCATAAGGGTCGAGAACTTTGAGGTGGTCCTGTGGGAGAGGTGA
- a CDS encoding ferredoxin: protein MRVRVDEAACIGCGVCESLCPEVFKMSDDGKAKVLQPETEESCARDAADSCPTGAIHIEE, encoded by the coding sequence ATGAGAGTCAGGGTTGACGAAGCTGCTTGCATCGGCTGCGGCGTCTGCGAAAGCCTTTGTCCTGAGGTGTTCAAAATGTCAGACGATGGCAAGGCGAAGGTTCTCCAGCCAGAGACAGAGGAAAGCTGTGCGCGCGACGCTGCCGACAGCTGCCCAACAGGCGCGATCCACATCGAGGAGTGA